Proteins from a genomic interval of Paenibacillus sp. FSL R5-0623:
- a CDS encoding zinc metallopeptidase produces MSFNNGMFVLIIIAFLLSLWAQFRVKGTFRRWSEVPNQNGMTGYDAARQMLDANGLHDVPIEPVRGTLSDHYDPINRVVRLSEPVYYENSISAVSVACHEVGHAIQHKESYPMLALRHRIFPIVNFASGLAPFLLIAGFIFNAMNLVGIGIIFFSVTVAFQLITLPVEFNASNRAREIMVSEGYIRNEEEKGVAKVLNAAALTYVAAALISLLELIRYIGIFNSRD; encoded by the coding sequence ATGAGTTTTAATAACGGTATGTTCGTATTGATCATTATCGCCTTTTTGCTCTCTTTATGGGCGCAATTTCGCGTTAAAGGTACGTTTAGACGTTGGTCGGAGGTACCGAACCAGAACGGAATGACTGGTTACGATGCCGCTCGCCAGATGCTTGATGCTAACGGCCTGCATGATGTTCCAATTGAACCTGTACGCGGCACGCTTTCTGACCACTATGATCCGATCAATCGGGTTGTACGTTTATCAGAACCAGTATATTACGAAAACTCAATCTCAGCTGTTTCGGTAGCGTGTCATGAAGTTGGCCACGCCATTCAGCATAAAGAAAGTTATCCTATGCTGGCACTGCGTCACCGGATCTTCCCCATTGTGAACTTTGCATCCGGATTAGCTCCATTCCTGTTGATTGCAGGATTCATCTTCAATGCCATGAACCTTGTAGGTATCGGTATCATCTTCTTCTCCGTAACTGTAGCATTCCAACTCATCACTTTACCGGTTGAGTTCAATGCAAGTAATCGTGCTAGAGAGATTATGGTATCCGAAGGGTACATCCGTAATGAAGAAGAAAAAGGTGTTGCAAAAGTTCTGAATGCCGCAGCCTTGACTTACGTTGCTGCAGCGTTGATTTCACTGCTTGAGTTGATTCGTTACATCGGAATCTTCAACAGCCGCGATTAA
- a CDS encoding MerR family transcriptional regulator, whose amino-acid sequence MKLFRIGELAKTAGVSERTIDYYTKLGLISPEERTQKNYRLYSNETLTRLERIVQMKQEKYSLDEIKQSLEKWRLVSTEEQVASKLTTLELHVQQLEREVNELKPLLGEMKPVQARKMMAGLLTKSAGTMEALKILLENTMM is encoded by the coding sequence ATGAAACTTTTTCGGATTGGCGAACTTGCCAAGACCGCTGGTGTTAGTGAACGGACGATTGATTATTACACAAAGCTTGGACTAATCTCTCCCGAAGAACGTACACAAAAAAATTATCGTCTCTATAGTAATGAAACTTTAACGAGGCTTGAACGTATTGTACAGATGAAACAAGAGAAGTATAGTCTCGACGAGATTAAGCAATCTCTTGAGAAGTGGCGTCTGGTTAGTACAGAAGAACAAGTTGCCAGCAAATTGACAACGTTGGAGCTTCATGTACAACAACTTGAGCGAGAGGTTAACGAGCTCAAGCCGCTACTTGGAGAGATGAAACCTGTACAAGCACGTAAAATGATGGCAGGACTCCTCACCAAAAGTGCCGGTACAATGGAGGCACTAAAAATCTTGCTTGAGAACACCATGATGTAG
- a CDS encoding ammonium transporter: MRKKWLVSVLVMLTLFAFPVSAFAAAEGPTNIELQSGLNSAFTFLAVVLVFLMQGGFALLEAGSTRMKNAGHIAGKTILTLGISVIAFWALGFGLGFGNGNSFFGTTGFFLSGDKMAASFESLAFSDVPLTIKFVFHLAFAAVSLAIACGGMAERAKMSVYIVFGTLYTIIMYPVVAHWVWGGGWLAELGMQDFAGSTVVHLTGATAALVATILLKPRIGKYNKDGKPNIIPGHNQVYSVLGVIILWIGWFGFNPGSTLSAMGDGFFGYVALTTNVAAAAGGVAALLISWAVLGKSDIPSMLNGVLAALVAITGACAFVEPWAALVIGALAGIITFFTAQYFDRKGIDDPIYAFSVHGIAGMWGAISTGLFATPELAENAGVGQAGLFYGGGFHQLGVQLLGLAGAFAFVLVMSFIILGGMKAIMGIRVTEEEETMGLDISEHGTYGYPEQMKNADSKSNGGTFSS, from the coding sequence ATGAGAAAGAAATGGTTGGTTTCCGTGTTAGTAATGCTTACTTTGTTCGCTTTTCCGGTCAGCGCATTTGCGGCTGCGGAGGGTCCGACTAACATTGAACTTCAAAGTGGTTTGAACTCAGCCTTTACGTTTTTGGCTGTTGTACTCGTGTTCTTGATGCAAGGGGGATTTGCTTTACTCGAAGCGGGTTCAACACGAATGAAGAATGCAGGACACATTGCGGGTAAGACCATCCTGACATTGGGGATTTCAGTTATTGCCTTCTGGGCTTTGGGCTTCGGTCTTGGTTTCGGTAATGGTAACAGCTTCTTTGGAACAACAGGATTCTTCCTGAGTGGTGACAAGATGGCTGCTTCCTTCGAATCACTGGCTTTCTCCGATGTTCCACTGACTATTAAATTCGTATTCCACCTCGCTTTTGCGGCGGTATCTCTGGCCATTGCCTGCGGTGGTATGGCTGAACGTGCAAAGATGAGCGTATATATTGTTTTCGGTACACTGTATACCATTATCATGTATCCGGTTGTTGCTCACTGGGTATGGGGCGGCGGCTGGTTGGCTGAGCTGGGTATGCAAGACTTTGCAGGATCGACAGTTGTTCACTTGACTGGTGCGACTGCAGCATTGGTAGCGACCATCTTGTTGAAACCACGTATTGGTAAATATAATAAAGACGGCAAACCTAACATCATTCCAGGTCACAACCAAGTGTATTCCGTACTCGGGGTTATCATCCTCTGGATCGGTTGGTTCGGATTCAACCCAGGTAGTACATTGTCTGCCATGGGGGATGGATTCTTCGGTTATGTTGCATTAACTACTAACGTAGCTGCTGCAGCCGGTGGTGTTGCTGCGCTGTTGATCTCATGGGCAGTACTTGGCAAGTCCGACATTCCTAGCATGTTAAACGGTGTGCTTGCGGCACTCGTTGCGATTACAGGAGCATGTGCATTCGTTGAACCTTGGGCAGCGCTGGTTATCGGTGCTCTGGCGGGTATCATCACATTCTTCACAGCACAGTACTTCGATCGTAAAGGAATTGACGATCCAATCTACGCTTTCTCTGTACACGGTATTGCTGGTATGTGGGGTGCGATCTCCACGGGCTTGTTCGCTACTCCTGAACTTGCCGAGAATGCGGGTGTAGGTCAAGCGGGTCTGTTCTATGGCGGTGGATTCCACCAATTGGGTGTACAACTTTTAGGTCTGGCAGGTGCTTTTGCCTTCGTACTGGTAATGTCCTTCATTATTCTGGGCGGGATGAAAGCGATCATGGGCATCCGTGTTACTGAAGAAGAAGAAACAATGGGTCTGGATATCAGTGAGCACGGTACTTACGGATACCCTGAACAAATGAAAAATGCAGATTCTAAATCCAATGGTGGTACGTTCAGCTCCTGA